One segment of Candidatus Dojkabacteria bacterium DNA contains the following:
- the dcd gene encoding dCTP deaminase — protein MGLLVDQKIKEYIAAGNIKIDPFNNKNIGPSAYYFSLGPIILIPKSNQIATLSGGKDPEYERIDITDSPYTIKPKEFILAQTLEKITLAQNIAMLIDGRTTTARLGLSIHQSATLIHPGHKDSIITLEIFNAGIFDIVIKLGDKIGKGIFFLSDTSAEQAYANVGTYKTQTEPMGADLPPFDDCS, from the coding sequence ATGGGACTTTTAGTAGATCAAAAAATAAAGGAATATATAGCCGCCGGAAATATCAAAATCGATCCATTCAATAACAAAAATATTGGACCTAGTGCCTATTACTTTTCTCTCGGACCAATAATCCTTATCCCCAAGTCCAATCAGATAGCAACACTTTCGGGAGGTAAAGATCCGGAATACGAGAGAATAGATATAACAGACAGCCCATATACAATAAAGCCCAAGGAATTCATTCTTGCTCAAACGCTTGAGAAAATAACACTTGCTCAGAATATTGCAATGTTGATAGACGGAAGAACCACTACCGCAAGACTCGGTTTGTCAATCCACCAAAGCGCAACCCTTATCCATCCTGGGCACAAAGACAGCATAATTACCTTAGAGATCTTTAATGCAGGCATCTTTGATATTGTAATTAAACTTGGCGACAAGATAGGAAAGGGCATTTTCTTTTTATCAGATACTTCAGCAGAACAAGCGTATGCCAATGTAGGTACATATAAAACACAGACGGAACCCATG
- a CDS encoding manganese-dependent inorganic pyrophosphatase, which produces MVKVLGHKSPDTDSICSAIVFSWVLKQQGIDAKPFRLGGINRETSFVLEKFGVEIPELLESLSSNDEVALVDTTNPEELLDLGESTITHVVDHHKLGGLVTSTPLSVTIRPFASTATVIFKEYIKDTKSIPDDILGLILACIISDTLMFRSPTTTTTDRELAETIAKKINTSIESLADEMFTRKSDLSGFSARDVLLFDSKIFELNIGNTRVSVVETTKPENALVMKAELKLAADELKREENLDEILLFVVDILKEEATFIAFSENAQKEITKTFGAKFDDDTAVLPGIVSRKKQIIPKLS; this is translated from the coding sequence ATGGTAAAAGTTTTAGGTCACAAATCACCGGATACCGATTCAATTTGCTCTGCAATAGTTTTTTCCTGGGTTCTAAAGCAACAAGGAATAGATGCAAAACCCTTTCGACTAGGGGGTATAAACAGAGAAACAAGTTTTGTTCTTGAGAAATTTGGAGTCGAGATTCCCGAGCTTTTGGAATCATTGTCATCGAACGATGAAGTTGCACTGGTTGATACCACAAACCCAGAAGAGCTTTTAGATCTTGGTGAGTCTACGATTACTCATGTAGTTGACCATCACAAACTTGGAGGACTGGTTACATCGACTCCCTTGAGTGTAACAATTCGACCGTTTGCCTCGACAGCAACGGTGATTTTTAAAGAATATATAAAAGATACTAAGAGTATTCCGGATGATATATTAGGCTTGATTTTGGCTTGTATAATTTCTGACACTTTAATGTTTAGAAGTCCAACGACTACAACTACTGACAGGGAACTTGCTGAAACAATTGCTAAAAAAATTAATACGAGTATTGAGTCATTAGCCGATGAGATGTTTACTCGAAAGTCCGACCTTAGCGGGTTTTCCGCCAGAGATGTTTTGCTTTTTGATAGCAAAATTTTTGAGCTTAACATAGGTAACACAAGGGTTTCCGTTGTTGAAACAACAAAACCTGAAAATGCCCTTGTAATGAAAGCTGAGCTTAAATTGGCTGCAGATGAGCTAAAAAGGGAAGAAAATCTAGATGAGATACTTCTTTTCGTTGTTGATATTCTTAAAGAGGAAGCCACGTTTATCGCTTTTTCTGAAAATGCCCAGAAGGAAATTACCAAAACTTTTGGAGCCAAATTTGATGATGATACTGCGGTTTTGCCGGGAATTGTCTCCAGAAAGAAGCAGATAATTCCAAAGTTATCGTAA